One stretch of Zingiber officinale cultivar Zhangliang chromosome 6B, Zo_v1.1, whole genome shotgun sequence DNA includes these proteins:
- the LOC121989959 gene encoding F-box protein PP2-B11-like — MGDPGMEEVLPQGCIAHALSFTSPRDACRASAVSTTLLSAAASDAVWDRFLPVDLQSVLARADRPVDCCSKRDLFFRLCDEPVLVDGGKMTFSLDRSSGAKCYMLSARALSIQRGDTEHCWLWVSQTDSRFLEVAELINVCWLEVQGKIHSKTLSSKTTYAAYLIFKLSDHSYGLGHPLQEASVKIGTQSSTTAICLQLSDMYAHLLARRHRVAQFGQGLCSRQRLLTVEETQEAEEEVEGIGGRVPRPRDDGWMEIELGEFYNYREEGEDGEVHIHLLEVKGGHWKNGLIIEGIQIRPKRSTTRTKGLSNLTVYDRSSSTTRPRPVAFLH, encoded by the exons ATGGGCGATCCGGGAATGGAGGAGGTGCTTCCCCAAGGCTGCATCGCCCACGCCCTCTCCTTCACGTCGCCCCGCGACGCCTGCCGCGCCTCCGCCGTCTCCACCACTTTGCTATCCGCGGCGGCTTCGGACGCCGTCTGGGACCGCTTTCTCCCCGTCGATCTGCAGTCCGTCCTCGCCCGCGCCGATCGCCCCGTCGACTGCTGCTCCAAGAGGGATCTCTTCTTCCGCCTCTGCGACGAGCCGGTGCTCGTGGACGGCGGCAAGATG ACTTTCTCACTGGATAGATCGAGTGGAGCTAAATGTTACATGCTTTCAGCCAGAGCATTGTCGATTCAGCGGGGAGATACAGAGCACTGCTGGCTCTGGGTTTCACAAACTGATTCCAG GTTCTTAGAGGTTGCTGAACTAATCAATGTGTGCTGGTTGGAGGTCCAAGGAAAGATCCATAGTAAAACCCTTTCTTCAAAAACAACATATGCCGCCTATCTGATCTTCAAACTCTCCGATCACTCTTACGGTCTGGGTCATCCGCTTCAGGAGGCATCGGTGAAGATCGGAACACAGTCGTCTACTACTGCAATTTGCTTGCAGCTCAGTGACATGTATGCTCATTTGCTCGCTCGGAGACATAGGGTGGCTCAGTTCGGGCAGGGTTTATGTTCGCGGCAACGACTATTGACCGTCGAAGAAACTCAAGAGGCAGAAGAGGAAGTCGAGGGAATCGGTGGGCGTGTTCCACGGCCGAGGGATGATGGATGGATGGAAATTGAATTAGGGGAGTTCTATAACTATAGGGAAGAGGGTGAGGATGGGGAGGTGCACATTCATTTGTTAGAAGTGAAAGGAGGGCATTGGAAGAATGGTCTAATAATCGAAGGGATTCAAATAAGGCCTAAGAGATCTACTACTAGGACCAAAGGTTTGTCGAACTTAACCGTTTACGATCGATCAAGCTCTACTACTAGGCCGAGGCCGGTTGCATTTCTACACTGa